In a genomic window of Gossypium arboreum isolate Shixiya-1 chromosome 7, ASM2569848v2, whole genome shotgun sequence:
- the LOC108454062 gene encoding U-box domain-containing protein 33 isoform X1, with protein MALVSVVPAITEGVNSMRFCDVRAPGIMSSRREIVEETVARIIEEKIYVAVGKDVDKYKSVLFWALQHSGGKKICIIHVHQPAKMIPVSEMGTKFPASKLEEQQVKAYWEIERKNMEKMLNDYLLLCLQRGVRAEKLYIEMDSIEQGILEMISENRIRMLVMGGAADKHYSKYKPHKKVVDLKSKKAIFVRESAPNTCHTIWFLCKGLLIYTRKLSSDVTDTKVASSSLPASPNLESSENHFRSQCVILRQTSQVKPSTSAPDSLHRVRSENVYGRMGSTLGFPSPDGNEGLSTPPNRSDVEGSSDEWDGLSRRSPQNSVLSSCSSNGMADAALVPYMGTEVNGNGLQSSLISHAEGNFNLSSLPSIRDVTTDNTLYDQLQQVMAEATNSRREAFEEAMKRSEAEKDALVAIRRVKASEILYAQELKQRKEIEEALAKEKDELDKMMNQRDEVRIELQAALDQKSSLENQIAESEKEVKELQEKIFSAVELLQNYKKERDELQMERDNALKEAEELRKSRAQPSGAHMHQFFTEFSFTEIEEATLNFDPSLKIGEGGYGSIYKGNLRHTTVAIKMLHSNSLQGPSEFQQEVDVLSKMRHPNLVTLIGACPDAWTLIYEYLPNGSLEDRLSCRGNSPPLSWQTRIRLATELCSVLIFLHSSKPHGIVHGDLKPANILLDANFVTKLSDFGICRLVSNNTTVCCRTDPKGTFAYMDPEFLSTGELTQKADVYSFGVILLRLLTGRQALGIIKEVQYALDNGNLKNLLDPLAGDWPFVQAEQLANLALRCCEMNRRCRPDLSTDVWRVLEPMRASCGGSSSFQLGSEEQCHPPSYFICPIFQEVMQDPHVAADGFTYEAEALRGWLDSGHDTSPMTNIKLAHSNLVPNLALRSAIQEWLQQH; from the exons ATGGCTCTGGTGAGTGTTGTGCCTGCAATAACTGAAGGAGTGAACTCGATGAGGTTTTGCGACGTTAGAGCTCCGGGGATCATGTCGAGTCGAAGAGAAATCGTGGAGGAAACGGTGGCGCGTATAATTGAAGAGAAAATCTATGTGGCGGTGGGCAAAGATGTGGATAAATATAAATCCGTTTTGTTCTGGGCTTTACAACATTCAGGAGGAAAAAAGATTTGCATAATTCATGTTCACCAACCCGCTAAGATGATTCCGGTTTCTGAAA TGGGTACAAAATTTCCTGCTAGTAAACTCGAAGAACAGCAAGTCAAGGCATACTgggaaattgaaagaaaaaatatGGAGAAGATGCTGAATGATTACCTTCTGCTTTGTCTTCAACGTGGG GTGCGAGCAGAGAAGCTGTACATTGAAATGGATTCTATCGAGCAGGGGATTTTGGAAATGATATCTGAGAATAGGATCCGTATGCTTGTAATGGGAGGAGCAGCAGACAAACATTATTCAAAGTATAAACCACATAA GAAAGTTGTTGACCTCAAGTCCAAGAAAGCCATCTTTGTGCGTGAAAGTGCACCTAATACCTGCCACACAATATGGTTTCTCTGCAAAGGGCTTCTTATCTACACAAG GAAATTAAGTTCAGATGTAACTGATACAAAAGTTGCATCATCATCACTGCCAGCAAGTCCAAACCTTGAATCTAGTGAAAATCACTTCAGGTCACAATGTGTAATACTGCGACAAACTAGTCAAGTAAAACCCTCTACTTCTGCACCGGATTCATTGCATAGAGTAAGATCTGAAAATGTTTATGGGCGCATGGGAAGTACACTGGGTTTTCCTTCTCCTGATGGTAATGAAGGGCTATCAACTCCGCCGAACAGATCTGATGTAGAAGGGAGTTCCGATGAATGGGATGGTTTATCCAGAAGAAGTCCTCAGAATTCAGTTTTGTCATCATGTTCTTCAAATGGAATGGCTGATGCAGCTTTGGTCCCATATATGGGAACTGAGGTGAATGGAAATGGATTACAGTCTAGTTTAATTTCTCATGCTGAAGGAAATTTCAATCTGTCATCTCTTCCCAGCATTCGG GATGTAACTACCGATAACACTCTTTATGACCAACTTCAACAAGTAATGGCAGAGGCAACAAACTCGAGAAGAGAAGCATTTGAAGAGGCAATGAAACGTTCAGAAGCTGAGAAAGATGCTCTTGTGGCTATACGTAGG GTGAAAGCATCAGAAATCCTGTATGCACAAGAGttaaagcaaaggaaagaaattGAGGAAGCATTAGCAAAAGAAAAAGACGAACTTGACAAGATGATGAACCAGCGAGATGAGGTCAGGATAGAACTTCAAGCTGCCTTGGATCAGAAATCATCACTGGAGAACCAAATTGCAGAATCTGAAAAGGAGGTTAAGGAGCTCCAGGAGAAGATATTCTCAGCTGTTGAACTTTTGCAGAATTATAAGAAAGAAAGAGACGAATTGCAGATGGAGCGAGACAATGCACTCAAAGAGGCTGAAGAGTTGCGGAAAAGTCGAGCTCAGCCCTCAGGTGCACATATGCACCAGTTTTTCACTGAGTTCTCTTTCACGGAAATTGAGGAAGCAACTCTCAACTTTGATCCCTCTCTGAAGATTGGAGAAGGGGGATATGGGAGTATTTATAAAGGTAATCTGCGTCATACCACTGTGGCTATAAAGATGTTGCATTCTAATAGCTTGCAAGGTCCATCGGAATTTCAACAAGAG GTTGATGTTTTGAGTAAGATGAGGCATCCAAATCTGGTAACTCTGATTGGTGCATGTCCTGATGCTTGGACTCTTATTTATGAATATCTTCCCAATGGAAGTCTTGAAGACCGACTTAGCTGCAGAGGCAATTCCCCCCCTTTATCATGGCAAACTCGTATCCGTCTTGCTACTGAGTTATGTTCTGTTCTCATCTTCCTTCATTCAAGTAAGCCTCATGGCATAGTGCATGGTGATTTGAAACCTGCAAACATTCTTCTTGATGCTAATTTTGTCACTAAACTGAGTGACTTTGGAATCTGTCGTCTTGTAAGCAACAATACAACCGTCTGCTGTAGAACTGACCCCAAAGGAACTTTCGCATACATGGATCCAGAGTTCCTTTCAACTGGAGAACTTACTCAAAAGGCTGATGTTTACTCATTTGGAGTCATTTTGTTACGGTTGTTGACAGGAAGACAAGCCTTGGGTATAATAAAGGAAGTGCAATATGCATTAGATAATGGAAATTTGAAAAATCTCTTGGATCCTTTGGCTGGAGATTGGCCTTTCGTGCAAGCTGAGCAATTGGCTAACCTAGCTTTGAGGTGCTGTGAAATGAATCGGAGGTGTAGGCCCGACCTTTCAACAGATGTGTGGAGGGTGCTGGAGCCAATGAGGGCTTCATGTGGAGGCTCATCCTCGTTTCAGCTGGGTTCTGAAGAGCAATGCCATCCTCCTTCCTATTTTATCTGCCCCATTTTCCAG GAAGTAATGCAAGATCCTCACGTAGCAGCCGATGGTTTCACATACGAAGCAGAGGCTTTGAGAGGTTGGTTGGATAGTGGGCATGACACCTCACCCATGACAAATATTAAGCTAGCACATTCCAATCTCGTTCCTAACCTTGCTCTTCGCTCTGCCATTCAGGAGTGGCTGCAACAACACTAA
- the LOC108454062 gene encoding U-box domain-containing protein 33 isoform X2: MALVSVVPAITEGVNSMRFCDVRAPGIMSSRREIVEETVARIIEEKIYVAVGKDVDKYKSVLFWALQHSGGKKICIIHVHQPAKMIPVSEMGTKFPASKLEEQQVKAYWEIERKNMEKMLNDYLLLCLQRGVRAEKLYIEMDSIEQGILEMISENRIRMLVMGGAADKHYSKKVVDLKSKKAIFVRESAPNTCHTIWFLCKGLLIYTRKLSSDVTDTKVASSSLPASPNLESSENHFRSQCVILRQTSQVKPSTSAPDSLHRVRSENVYGRMGSTLGFPSPDGNEGLSTPPNRSDVEGSSDEWDGLSRRSPQNSVLSSCSSNGMADAALVPYMGTEVNGNGLQSSLISHAEGNFNLSSLPSIRDVTTDNTLYDQLQQVMAEATNSRREAFEEAMKRSEAEKDALVAIRRVKASEILYAQELKQRKEIEEALAKEKDELDKMMNQRDEVRIELQAALDQKSSLENQIAESEKEVKELQEKIFSAVELLQNYKKERDELQMERDNALKEAEELRKSRAQPSGAHMHQFFTEFSFTEIEEATLNFDPSLKIGEGGYGSIYKGNLRHTTVAIKMLHSNSLQGPSEFQQEVDVLSKMRHPNLVTLIGACPDAWTLIYEYLPNGSLEDRLSCRGNSPPLSWQTRIRLATELCSVLIFLHSSKPHGIVHGDLKPANILLDANFVTKLSDFGICRLVSNNTTVCCRTDPKGTFAYMDPEFLSTGELTQKADVYSFGVILLRLLTGRQALGIIKEVQYALDNGNLKNLLDPLAGDWPFVQAEQLANLALRCCEMNRRCRPDLSTDVWRVLEPMRASCGGSSSFQLGSEEQCHPPSYFICPIFQEVMQDPHVAADGFTYEAEALRGWLDSGHDTSPMTNIKLAHSNLVPNLALRSAIQEWLQQH; the protein is encoded by the exons ATGGCTCTGGTGAGTGTTGTGCCTGCAATAACTGAAGGAGTGAACTCGATGAGGTTTTGCGACGTTAGAGCTCCGGGGATCATGTCGAGTCGAAGAGAAATCGTGGAGGAAACGGTGGCGCGTATAATTGAAGAGAAAATCTATGTGGCGGTGGGCAAAGATGTGGATAAATATAAATCCGTTTTGTTCTGGGCTTTACAACATTCAGGAGGAAAAAAGATTTGCATAATTCATGTTCACCAACCCGCTAAGATGATTCCGGTTTCTGAAA TGGGTACAAAATTTCCTGCTAGTAAACTCGAAGAACAGCAAGTCAAGGCATACTgggaaattgaaagaaaaaatatGGAGAAGATGCTGAATGATTACCTTCTGCTTTGTCTTCAACGTGGG GTGCGAGCAGAGAAGCTGTACATTGAAATGGATTCTATCGAGCAGGGGATTTTGGAAATGATATCTGAGAATAGGATCCGTATGCTTGTAATGGGAGGAGCAGCAGACAAACATTATTCAAA GAAAGTTGTTGACCTCAAGTCCAAGAAAGCCATCTTTGTGCGTGAAAGTGCACCTAATACCTGCCACACAATATGGTTTCTCTGCAAAGGGCTTCTTATCTACACAAG GAAATTAAGTTCAGATGTAACTGATACAAAAGTTGCATCATCATCACTGCCAGCAAGTCCAAACCTTGAATCTAGTGAAAATCACTTCAGGTCACAATGTGTAATACTGCGACAAACTAGTCAAGTAAAACCCTCTACTTCTGCACCGGATTCATTGCATAGAGTAAGATCTGAAAATGTTTATGGGCGCATGGGAAGTACACTGGGTTTTCCTTCTCCTGATGGTAATGAAGGGCTATCAACTCCGCCGAACAGATCTGATGTAGAAGGGAGTTCCGATGAATGGGATGGTTTATCCAGAAGAAGTCCTCAGAATTCAGTTTTGTCATCATGTTCTTCAAATGGAATGGCTGATGCAGCTTTGGTCCCATATATGGGAACTGAGGTGAATGGAAATGGATTACAGTCTAGTTTAATTTCTCATGCTGAAGGAAATTTCAATCTGTCATCTCTTCCCAGCATTCGG GATGTAACTACCGATAACACTCTTTATGACCAACTTCAACAAGTAATGGCAGAGGCAACAAACTCGAGAAGAGAAGCATTTGAAGAGGCAATGAAACGTTCAGAAGCTGAGAAAGATGCTCTTGTGGCTATACGTAGG GTGAAAGCATCAGAAATCCTGTATGCACAAGAGttaaagcaaaggaaagaaattGAGGAAGCATTAGCAAAAGAAAAAGACGAACTTGACAAGATGATGAACCAGCGAGATGAGGTCAGGATAGAACTTCAAGCTGCCTTGGATCAGAAATCATCACTGGAGAACCAAATTGCAGAATCTGAAAAGGAGGTTAAGGAGCTCCAGGAGAAGATATTCTCAGCTGTTGAACTTTTGCAGAATTATAAGAAAGAAAGAGACGAATTGCAGATGGAGCGAGACAATGCACTCAAAGAGGCTGAAGAGTTGCGGAAAAGTCGAGCTCAGCCCTCAGGTGCACATATGCACCAGTTTTTCACTGAGTTCTCTTTCACGGAAATTGAGGAAGCAACTCTCAACTTTGATCCCTCTCTGAAGATTGGAGAAGGGGGATATGGGAGTATTTATAAAGGTAATCTGCGTCATACCACTGTGGCTATAAAGATGTTGCATTCTAATAGCTTGCAAGGTCCATCGGAATTTCAACAAGAG GTTGATGTTTTGAGTAAGATGAGGCATCCAAATCTGGTAACTCTGATTGGTGCATGTCCTGATGCTTGGACTCTTATTTATGAATATCTTCCCAATGGAAGTCTTGAAGACCGACTTAGCTGCAGAGGCAATTCCCCCCCTTTATCATGGCAAACTCGTATCCGTCTTGCTACTGAGTTATGTTCTGTTCTCATCTTCCTTCATTCAAGTAAGCCTCATGGCATAGTGCATGGTGATTTGAAACCTGCAAACATTCTTCTTGATGCTAATTTTGTCACTAAACTGAGTGACTTTGGAATCTGTCGTCTTGTAAGCAACAATACAACCGTCTGCTGTAGAACTGACCCCAAAGGAACTTTCGCATACATGGATCCAGAGTTCCTTTCAACTGGAGAACTTACTCAAAAGGCTGATGTTTACTCATTTGGAGTCATTTTGTTACGGTTGTTGACAGGAAGACAAGCCTTGGGTATAATAAAGGAAGTGCAATATGCATTAGATAATGGAAATTTGAAAAATCTCTTGGATCCTTTGGCTGGAGATTGGCCTTTCGTGCAAGCTGAGCAATTGGCTAACCTAGCTTTGAGGTGCTGTGAAATGAATCGGAGGTGTAGGCCCGACCTTTCAACAGATGTGTGGAGGGTGCTGGAGCCAATGAGGGCTTCATGTGGAGGCTCATCCTCGTTTCAGCTGGGTTCTGAAGAGCAATGCCATCCTCCTTCCTATTTTATCTGCCCCATTTTCCAG GAAGTAATGCAAGATCCTCACGTAGCAGCCGATGGTTTCACATACGAAGCAGAGGCTTTGAGAGGTTGGTTGGATAGTGGGCATGACACCTCACCCATGACAAATATTAAGCTAGCACATTCCAATCTCGTTCCTAACCTTGCTCTTCGCTCTGCCATTCAGGAGTGGCTGCAACAACACTAA